Proteins encoded together in one Spirochaeta isovalerica window:
- a CDS encoding ABC transporter substrate-binding protein: MILILFTGVESFSFSLLIIDSQAADPYIPVRDSLLAELERKGFSEGGILDISLWSLANQEGLAKRAWLTEKDKDYDLIFINGTVAAAQFSSFALNNFRYKFLFGAVTDPVSLNLIKDFSSHPYSNFTGVAYPVQVRERLRFIMAVLPEAKDIGFIYADMSQSRSYRKWLDEILIEEEFQSLNFHFRTVEFVQSEAGHIRMAMLSEKYIIELDPMVDIFLSPNDQMGVQPEYARTIRRLSGKPLIGLGEKDVMEEWGAVMSIFPDLEQMGVQLAGMAEKLLTGTQIGEIIPQWPETGVAFNLKEAERLGITIPEEYLRKAGDKVIR; the protein is encoded by the coding sequence ATGATTCTTATACTTTTTACCGGGGTCGAATCCTTTTCATTCAGCTTGCTCATAATTGATTCGCAGGCAGCCGATCCCTATATCCCTGTGAGGGATTCCCTACTGGCAGAACTGGAAAGGAAGGGATTCTCCGAAGGAGGCATCCTCGATATCAGCTTATGGTCTCTCGCCAATCAGGAAGGACTGGCTAAACGGGCCTGGCTGACGGAAAAAGATAAAGATTACGATCTGATTTTTATAAACGGGACTGTGGCTGCAGCCCAATTCAGCAGTTTCGCTCTGAATAATTTCAGATATAAATTCCTTTTCGGAGCCGTCACGGATCCTGTCAGCCTGAACCTCATTAAAGATTTTTCAAGTCACCCCTATTCCAACTTTACCGGAGTTGCCTATCCTGTTCAGGTACGGGAAAGATTGAGGTTTATCATGGCCGTTCTTCCGGAAGCAAAGGATATCGGTTTTATCTATGCCGATATGTCCCAGTCCCGCAGTTATCGCAAATGGCTTGATGAAATTCTCATCGAAGAAGAATTCCAGTCGCTGAATTTTCATTTCCGCACAGTCGAATTTGTACAGAGCGAAGCCGGCCATATCAGAATGGCCATGCTATCGGAAAAATATATAATTGAACTGGATCCCATGGTGGATATCTTTCTCTCTCCCAACGACCAGATGGGTGTCCAGCCGGAGTACGCAAGAACCATTCGCCGCCTATCGGGAAAGCCGCTTATCGGCTTGGGGGAAAAGGATGTAATGGAAGAATGGGGGGCGGTCATGTCCATCTTTCCCGATCTTGAACAGATGGGAGTCCAGCTGGCCGGAATGGCGGAAAAACTTCTAACCGGTACGCAAATAGGGGAGATTATACCGCAGTGGCCCGAAACGGGTGTCGCTTTCAATCTGAAAGAAGCAGAGAGGCTGGGCATAACCATCCCTGAAGAGTATCTGCGGAAAGCGGGAGATAAGGTGATCCGGTGA
- a CDS encoding sensor histidine kinase: MLGKNRFNKHYSSLDSTERNKAFILLLILLAIFIFCIFFSISDFLSGHLWDNPGFFMIGAVSPIMILLLLKGYYRITVPAVLFVFTFILSFSQIVGEFREVEILGFVLIISFASIYGGRRYSIPITIYCVVYLTVLYFLKRDLQTFSQAYLPYSLFFVILISAVNILNSWILERNLSQVSEEVQKRTRELNASKEYAELIFHHNPSAAYTVDQSGRILDFNMKAEELTGYEKKELVGVNETILVPRVEQSLSEYHFDKSGESVGTLISKEGKERTVARYSALLTNEKGEITGKIVSFTDLTEWREFERYKTDLERVIRHDLKTPLNSVIGFPAIMLADKNLSEEYREYLNIIRNSGLSMKKLIEASRYLYKIEEGTWQPNPENTDIIALLRQIEADLTELRSQKKVKVRILIDGKRAERNDSLIIISEKILIQMVLSNLIKNAIEASPSDSDVTIEISRLPGLAISVHNKGVIPEEIKERFFEKYVTMNKKSGTGLGTYSARLMSRAIGADLTFTSNEQEGTVLNLSFSS; this comes from the coding sequence ATGCTGGGTAAAAACAGATTTAATAAACATTACAGTTCTCTCGATTCCACGGAACGCAATAAAGCTTTTATTCTCTTACTGATTCTCCTGGCCATTTTTATTTTCTGCATATTCTTTTCCATAAGTGATTTTCTATCCGGCCATCTTTGGGACAATCCCGGTTTTTTTATGATCGGAGCGGTTAGTCCCATTATGATTCTCCTCCTTCTTAAGGGGTATTACCGCATTACAGTTCCGGCGGTTTTGTTTGTTTTTACTTTTATTCTCTCATTTTCCCAGATTGTCGGAGAATTCCGGGAAGTTGAGATTCTCGGTTTTGTTCTCATTATCTCATTTGCCTCCATATACGGCGGTCGCAGATACTCCATTCCCATTACCATCTATTGCGTCGTTTATTTGACAGTTCTGTATTTTTTAAAAAGAGATCTTCAGACTTTCTCTCAGGCTTATCTGCCCTATTCTCTGTTTTTTGTCATACTTATTTCCGCGGTTAATATTCTGAACAGCTGGATTCTGGAGCGGAACCTTTCACAGGTCAGCGAAGAGGTTCAGAAACGAACCAGGGAGCTTAATGCCTCGAAAGAGTATGCCGAACTCATTTTCCACCATAATCCCAGTGCCGCCTACACCGTCGACCAGAGCGGGCGGATACTGGATTTCAATATGAAGGCAGAGGAATTGACCGGGTATGAGAAAAAGGAATTGGTCGGGGTCAATGAAACCATTCTGGTTCCCCGGGTGGAGCAGTCTCTTTCGGAATATCATTTTGACAAATCGGGAGAATCGGTGGGGACTCTTATTTCCAAAGAGGGGAAGGAGCGAACCGTAGCCCGATACAGCGCTCTTCTAACGAATGAAAAAGGAGAGATAACCGGTAAAATCGTCAGCTTTACCGATCTGACTGAGTGGAGGGAATTCGAGCGGTACAAAACAGATCTGGAGAGGGTTATACGCCATGATTTAAAAACGCCTCTCAATTCCGTGATCGGTTTTCCCGCTATCATGCTCGCCGATAAAAACCTGAGTGAAGAATACAGGGAATATCTGAATATCATCAGAAATTCAGGTCTGTCTATGAAGAAGCTCATAGAAGCTTCCCGCTATCTCTACAAAATAGAAGAAGGGACATGGCAGCCGAATCCGGAAAACACCGATATCATAGCTCTGCTGAGACAGATCGAAGCCGATCTTACGGAACTGCGGTCCCAAAAGAAGGTCAAGGTCCGTATTCTCATTGACGGGAAACGAGCGGAGCGGAATGACAGTCTGATTATTATTTCTGAAAAAATTCTCATTCAGATGGTTCTGAGCAATCTGATCAAAAATGCCATAGAAGCTTCCCCATCCGATTCTGATGTCACGATAGAGATCTCTCGCTTGCCGGGTCTAGCCATTTCCGTCCATAACAAAGGGGTCATTCCCGAAGAGATAAAAGAGAGATTTTTTGAAAAATACGTTACCATGAATAAAAAATCGGGGACGGGGCTCGGGACCTATAGCGCCAGGCTGATGTCCCGGGCAATTGGCGCTGATCTCACTTTCACGTCAAACGAGCAAGAGGGCACAGTTCTCAATTTGTCTTTCTCCTCTTAA
- a CDS encoding DUF1566 domain-containing protein: protein MKKEKSIILGLLIAASLLLATGCDMGGGTPAVTYAIGDTGPSGVGIVFYVTDGGLHGLEAAPSDQSTSQVWIEGGSTQTTVNGNTSTAIGTGLANSNAIIDQAEHTGSAAQVCRNYTGGGLNDWFLPSKDELDLIWDNLVNDGTNSNNGVGGFDESNYWSSSEGNSSNAWSQTFLIGLQGSVSKDNLRRVRAVRAF from the coding sequence ATGAAGAAGGAAAAGAGCATTATTTTAGGTCTCTTGATTGCGGCATCGTTATTGCTGGCAACCGGGTGTGATATGGGAGGAGGCACTCCGGCTGTAACTTATGCCATAGGCGACACCGGGCCAAGTGGCGTAGGTATTGTATTCTACGTAACTGATGGCGGGTTGCATGGACTTGAGGCGGCGCCAAGTGATCAGAGTACATCACAGGTATGGATAGAAGGCGGTTCAACACAAACAACTGTAAATGGCAATACCTCAACGGCAATAGGAACAGGATTGGCAAACAGTAATGCAATCATAGATCAAGCCGAACACACTGGAAGCGCGGCACAGGTATGCAGAAATTATACCGGAGGTGGTCTTAACGATTGGTTTTTACCGTCTAAAGATGAGCTAGATCTGATCTGGGATAACCTGGTTAATGACGGCACAAACTCAAACAACGGTGTTGGCGGTTTCGATGAAAGCAACTATTGGTCGTCGTCCGAGGGCAATAGTAGCAACGCGTGGAGCCAGACCTTCCTAATTGGTCTCCAGGGCAGCGTCTCTAAGGACAACTTAAGACGGGTTCGGGCTGTTCGGGCTTTTTAA
- a CDS encoding UPF0758 domain-containing protein: MKAYELSKISAMSVFDRPREKILNRGPEALSDLELMAILIGSGSRLNPVEKLAAKALQLVDSDRGIIRADDFLAIDGIGPAKATLLAASMELSCGRQAWW; the protein is encoded by the coding sequence ATGAAAGCATATGAACTCTCCAAGATATCAGCGATGTCCGTCTTCGACCGCCCCAGGGAAAAGATTCTGAACAGGGGCCCCGAAGCATTGAGCGATCTCGAACTGATGGCCATTCTGATCGGCAGCGGATCCAGGCTGAACCCGGTGGAAAAACTCGCAGCAAAAGCCCTTCAGCTTGTCGACAGCGATCGGGGGATTATCCGGGCCGATGACTTTCTCGCCATCGACGGCATCGGTCCGGCTAAGGCGACCTTGCTTGCCGCATCGATGGAATTGTCCTGCGGGCGGCAAGCCTGGTGGTAG
- a CDS encoding ferritin, whose product MEKKILDALNRQINEEMNSMYIYMAMAADLDEMGWGGMAHWMRKQAQEELMHALKIQGYVKDRQGRVVFKEVKEPQLTWNTPLELFKAALAHEKYITSTIHKLVKLSRDLDDIATEVFLNYFVTEQVEEEDAAHEIVDALEKIGNSAGPLYQVDSWLRKRE is encoded by the coding sequence TTGGAGAAGAAGATACTTGATGCCTTAAACAGACAGATAAATGAAGAAATGAATTCCATGTATATTTATATGGCGATGGCTGCCGACCTTGATGAAATGGGATGGGGCGGGATGGCCCACTGGATGAGAAAACAGGCCCAGGAGGAACTGATGCATGCCCTTAAAATCCAGGGATATGTGAAAGACAGACAGGGCCGCGTGGTATTTAAAGAGGTGAAAGAGCCGCAGTTAACCTGGAACACACCGCTGGAGCTTTTCAAAGCCGCCCTTGCCCATGAAAAGTATATTACCAGCACGATTCACAAACTGGTAAAGCTCTCGCGGGACCTCGATGATATAGCCACGGAAGTGTTTCTGAACTATTTCGTTACCGAACAGGTAGAAGAGGAAGACGCAGCCCATGAAATCGTAGACGCTCTTGAGAAAATCGGCAACAGCGCGGGTCCACTTTATCAGGTTGACTCCTGGCTGAGAAAAAGGGAATAG